One stretch of Hemibagrus wyckioides isolate EC202008001 linkage group LG01, SWU_Hwy_1.0, whole genome shotgun sequence DNA includes these proteins:
- the LOC131351046 gene encoding ictacalcin-like gives MSQLQQGMGILIATFHKYSGKEGDKLTLSKGELKDLLNNEMKDMFPKCTDQAALDKIFKNLDANADGTVDFQEYATLVACITMKCNEFFTKK, from the exons ATGTCCCAGCTGCAGCAAGGAATGGGAATACTCATCGCTACCTTTCATAAATACTCCGGCAAGGAGGGAGACAAATTAACTCTTTCCAAAGGAGAGCTAAAAGATCTGCTTAACAACGAGATGAAAGACATGTTTCCG AAGTGCACAGATCAAGCAGCACTGGACAAGATATTTAAGAACCTAGACGCTAATGCTGATGGGACAGTGGACTTTCAAGAGTATGCCACCCTTGTGGCCTGCATTACCATGAAATGCAACGAGTTCTTCACAAAGAAGTAA
- the LOC131351032 gene encoding ictacalcin-like isoform X2, translating to MSQLQQGMGILIATFHKYSGKEGDKLTLSKGELKDLLNNEMKDMFPKCTDQAALDKIFKNLDANADGVVDFQEYATLVACVTMKCNEFFTKK from the exons ATGTCCCAGCTGCAGCAAGGAATGGGAATACTCATCGCTACCTTTCATAAATACTCCGGCAAGGAGGGAGACAAATTAACTCTTTCCAAGGGAGAGCTAAAAGATCTGCTTAACAACGAGATGAAAGACATGTTTCCG AAGTGCACAGATCAAGCAGCACTGGACAAGATATTTAAGAACCTAGACGCTAATGCTGATGGCGTTGTGGACTTTCAAGAGTATGCCACCCTTGTGGCCTGCGTTACCATGAAATGCAACGAGTTCTTCACAAAGAAGTAA
- the LOC131351032 gene encoding ictacalcin-like isoform X1, translating into MAGLWEEKEGVSYCIYWPVHPSLTHFLLLSFHLCWSSSVCKLNVIMSQLQQGMGILIATFHKYSGKEGDKLTLSKGELKDLLNNEMKDMFPKCTDQAALDKIFKNLDANADGVVDFQEYATLVACVTMKCNEFFTKK; encoded by the exons ATGGCTGGGTTATGGGAGGAAAAAGAGGGTGTCAGCTACTGCATATATTGGCCAGTCCATCCTTCCTTGACTcacttcctccttctctcttttcatttGTGCTGGTCAAGCTCTGTGTGCAAACTTAACG tcATCATGTCCCAGCTGCAGCAAGGAATGGGAATACTCATCGCTACCTTTCATAAATACTCCGGCAAGGAGGGAGACAAATTAACTCTTTCCAAGGGAGAGCTAAAAGATCTGCTTAACAACGAGATGAAAGACATGTTTCCG AAGTGCACAGATCAAGCAGCACTGGACAAGATATTTAAGAACCTAGACGCTAATGCTGATGGCGTTGTGGACTTTCAAGAGTATGCCACCCTTGTGGCCTGCGTTACCATGAAATGCAACGAGTTCTTCACAAAGAAGTAA